Proteins encoded in a region of the Paenibacillus pedocola genome:
- a CDS encoding phosphonate ABC transporter ATP-binding protein, with product MITVEHLAKAVGEDKLPVLRDISFQLEPGELVVLLGASGSGKSTLLRCLALREKWDKGNFRVDGVNVRGNMFTGRRKIRREWAYLEQNAELNPNRTALKNVLIGQSSQTPLWRMVTGMVRSDDYMGAMDELDLLGLLDKAKMKTSQLSGGERQRVAIARALVHGAKVILADEPVTGLDPKTAESVLETLRKLCKETGLTVVTVLPLELAERYATRLWVLEDGRIKHDVKGRRLTSQERIHL from the coding sequence ATGATCACAGTTGAACATTTAGCCAAAGCAGTCGGGGAGGATAAACTTCCTGTTCTGCGGGATATTAGCTTTCAATTAGAACCGGGTGAACTGGTTGTGCTGCTGGGAGCCAGCGGAAGCGGCAAGTCGACGCTGCTGCGCTGCCTGGCGCTGCGCGAGAAATGGGACAAGGGGAACTTTAGAGTAGACGGGGTTAACGTTCGGGGAAATATGTTCACCGGCAGACGGAAGATCCGCCGCGAGTGGGCGTATCTGGAGCAGAATGCGGAGCTGAATCCGAACCGCACTGCACTGAAGAATGTTTTGATCGGCCAATCTTCACAGACTCCGCTGTGGCGGATGGTCACGGGGATGGTCCGCTCGGATGATTATATGGGCGCGATGGACGAGCTCGATTTGCTCGGGCTGCTTGATAAAGCTAAAATGAAGACCAGCCAGCTCAGCGGCGGTGAGCGCCAGCGGGTGGCGATTGCCCGTGCGCTTGTGCATGGAGCGAAGGTGATTCTGGCTGATGAACCGGTAACCGGTCTTGACCCGAAGACAGCGGAAAGTGTTCTGGAGACCTTGCGCAAGCTGTGCAAAGAAACAGGGCTTACGGTAGTGACCGTGCTGCCGCTGGAGCTAGCGGAACGGTATGCCACACGTTTATGGGTACTGGAAGACGGCAGAATTAAACATGATGTCAAAGGACGCCGTCTGACTTCGCAGGAACGTATCCATCTGTAG
- a CDS encoding TetR/AcrR family transcriptional regulator, whose translation MQRREQILDFAARAYFRTGGSFDIRDVAREAELGYGTVYHYYPNRHLLIEEVLDSGFERCEQALAEWSNLSRSTSDNRQLLTYCKMLLRLWLSDARAYLVYKMAAEQYSGLPEKDRHPAQRRFMEQLYLPLKSIAQREDDSVDYMLAVLVGCCGVHYYAGTSELDVNRIAQLAMQAITKEY comes from the coding sequence ATGCAGCGCCGAGAACAGATCCTGGACTTCGCCGCGCGCGCCTACTTCCGCACCGGCGGCAGCTTTGATATTCGCGACGTCGCTCGCGAGGCCGAGCTCGGTTACGGCACGGTATACCATTATTATCCTAACCGGCATTTACTGATAGAAGAGGTGCTGGACAGCGGCTTCGAGCGATGCGAGCAAGCACTTGCAGAATGGTCTAACCTCAGCCGCAGCACCTCGGATAACAGGCAGCTATTGACGTATTGCAAGATGCTGCTCCGGCTGTGGCTGTCGGATGCCCGCGCATATCTCGTCTACAAAATGGCGGCGGAACAATATTCAGGCTTGCCTGAGAAAGATCGGCATCCCGCCCAGAGACGATTCATGGAACAGCTGTACCTTCCGCTCAAATCGATCGCGCAGCGCGAAGACGACAGCGTAGACTATATGCTTGCCGTGCTGGTTGGCTGTTGCGGGGTGCACTACTATGCGGGTACTTCCGAGCTGGACGTCAATCGAATCGCCCAGCTTGCGATGCAAGCTATTACGAAGGAGTATTGA
- a CDS encoding glucose-1-phosphate adenylyltransferase, whose amino-acid sequence MSKKECVAMLLAGGEGRRLAPLTSTMAKPAVPFGGQYRIIDFPLSNCVNSKIDTVGVLTQYEANSLHQHIGSGEPWGLHSKPDQGVKLLPSGVEGRDTYTGTADAIYKNIEFIDSHNPEHVLILSADHIYHMDYRKMLDYHIGKSAKATISVMEVPWDEASRFGVMNVNEELQISEFAEKPKVPQSNLASMGIYLFEWAYLKDHLLRDAANPASSHDFGKDVIPTMLDGNDQLFAYRFKGYWRDVGTVDSLWEAHMDLLQEDDNGFKLDNAQWPMYSRARRNKPAAVKPRVQIKAEDCLVNESCLLEGSLQRSVIFGGVEIGKLSRIHHSIVMPNVRIGRGVLIENAIIGEGAVIKDGAVIKGSSDNIVVVGPNEIVAAKPVIRTQPSRLLQEVYEKTGRLRAEGLPS is encoded by the coding sequence ATGAGTAAAAAAGAATGTGTAGCCATGCTGCTGGCAGGCGGGGAGGGCCGGAGATTGGCTCCCTTAACTTCCACTATGGCAAAACCCGCAGTCCCTTTCGGAGGACAGTATAGAATCATTGACTTTCCCCTCAGCAATTGCGTGAATTCCAAGATAGATACCGTTGGCGTACTGACACAGTACGAAGCGAACTCCTTGCATCAGCATATCGGGTCAGGTGAGCCATGGGGGCTTCATTCCAAACCAGATCAGGGAGTAAAGCTGCTGCCCTCCGGAGTTGAAGGCCGTGACACTTATACGGGGACAGCAGATGCCATCTATAAGAACATTGAATTTATTGACAGCCATAATCCGGAACATGTGCTGATTCTTTCAGCTGATCATATTTATCATATGGATTATCGCAAAATGCTCGATTATCACATCGGCAAATCCGCTAAGGCAACCATTTCAGTCATGGAGGTCCCTTGGGATGAAGCCAGCCGCTTCGGTGTGATGAATGTTAACGAAGAACTCCAAATTTCCGAGTTTGCGGAAAAACCAAAAGTGCCGCAAAGTAATCTTGCTTCGATGGGAATTTACTTGTTCGAGTGGGCTTACCTGAAGGATCATTTGCTGCGCGATGCCGCTAATCCGGCCTCCAGCCATGACTTCGGTAAAGACGTTATTCCGACGATGCTTGACGGCAATGATCAGTTGTTTGCTTACCGCTTCAAAGGATACTGGAGAGATGTCGGCACCGTAGACAGCCTCTGGGAAGCTCATATGGACCTTCTGCAGGAGGATGACAACGGCTTTAAGCTGGATAATGCCCAGTGGCCGATGTACAGCCGGGCCCGCCGTAACAAACCGGCGGCTGTTAAACCGCGCGTACAGATCAAAGCAGAAGATTGCCTAGTGAATGAATCTTGCCTGCTCGAAGGCAGCCTGCAGCGTTCAGTGATCTTCGGGGGTGTAGAAATCGGCAAGCTTAGCCGGATTCATCACAGTATTGTAATGCCGAATGTCCGCATCGGGCGCGGCGTCCTGATTGAGAATGCGATCATCGGCGAAGGTGCGGTCATTAAGGACGGAGCAGTCATCAAAGGAAGCAGTGACAATATCGTCGTTGTCGGCCCTAATGAGATTGTGGCCGCCAAACCTGTTATCCGTACACAGCCTTCCCGTCTGCTGCAAGAGGTCTATGAGAAGACCGGCAGACTCCGGGCTGAAGGGCTTCCTTCTTAA
- the glgB gene encoding 1,4-alpha-glucan branching protein GlgB, translating to MPDILKTVNLPSSDDIYLFHEGTNYRSYTMLGAHIAAEEGMTGVRFTVWAPHATYVGLAGNHNGWDGTQDVDSLYKIPDSGFWSRFFPGIEPGTFYKYRIVSAEGASFLKADPYAFKAEVRPATASVVADISGYSWGDNQWKRKNKAPYNGPMNIYEMHFGTWKQKEDGEFYTYREMSDLLIPYLVEMNYTHVEFMPLAEHPYDLSWGYQGTGYFAATSRYGEPQELMYLIDHLHQAGIGVILDWVPAHFAKDAHGLRMFDGTPLYEYADPMLAEKPGWGTLSFDFSKPEIVSFLISNALFWFDVYHIDGMRVDAVTSMLRLDFEKRDHQYRRNRNGGLENLEAISFIQQLNKAIFHYYPKALMMAEESSAWPGVTAPVHEGGLGFNYKWNMGWMNDTLGYIEHDFGARPYHHNLLTFPICYAYSENYALPLSHDEVVHGKKSLLDKMPGSYEQKFAGLRVLLGYHISHPGKKLLFMGGEFGQFIEWKDQEQLDWLLLDYESHRRMLAFTAALNKLYVTEKALWELDHDMEGYQWIDADDNGQSVVSYIRRGKKPVDTLLIIINFQPVERRDYRIGVPRPGTYEEIFSSENIEFGGSGIHNEPLKSTKKEWHNQLNSLELTLPPLSFLVLKKAGRKPKAGLE from the coding sequence TTGCCTGACATACTTAAGACAGTAAACCTCCCGTCATCTGATGATATTTACCTGTTCCATGAGGGCACGAATTATCGCAGCTATACGATGCTGGGCGCGCACATTGCCGCTGAAGAAGGAATGACGGGCGTACGCTTTACCGTGTGGGCTCCTCATGCGACATATGTAGGACTGGCTGGTAATCATAACGGCTGGGATGGAACGCAGGACGTGGACTCGTTATATAAGATACCCGATTCAGGATTTTGGAGTCGTTTTTTTCCGGGAATAGAGCCGGGAACTTTTTACAAATACAGGATTGTATCCGCTGAAGGTGCAAGCTTTTTGAAGGCAGATCCTTACGCGTTTAAGGCAGAGGTGCGGCCGGCCACGGCTTCCGTTGTTGCGGATATCAGCGGCTATAGCTGGGGCGACAATCAGTGGAAGCGGAAGAACAAAGCTCCATACAACGGGCCGATGAACATTTATGAGATGCATTTCGGCACCTGGAAGCAGAAGGAGGACGGTGAATTCTATACCTACCGTGAGATGAGTGATCTGCTGATCCCCTATCTGGTGGAGATGAATTATACCCATGTGGAATTTATGCCGCTCGCCGAACATCCTTATGATTTATCATGGGGATATCAGGGAACGGGATATTTCGCTGCAACCAGCCGTTATGGAGAGCCGCAGGAGCTGATGTACCTCATTGATCATCTTCACCAGGCCGGTATCGGTGTTATTCTGGACTGGGTTCCGGCGCATTTTGCCAAAGATGCACATGGCCTCAGAATGTTTGACGGAACTCCGCTGTACGAATATGCGGATCCTATGCTGGCCGAGAAGCCGGGCTGGGGAACCCTGTCCTTTGATTTCAGCAAGCCGGAGATTGTCTCGTTCCTGATCTCAAATGCACTGTTCTGGTTCGATGTTTATCACATTGACGGAATGCGTGTAGATGCGGTGACAAGCATGCTCCGTCTCGATTTTGAGAAGCGGGACCACCAGTACCGGCGCAACCGGAACGGGGGACTGGAGAATTTGGAGGCGATCAGTTTCATTCAGCAGCTGAACAAGGCCATTTTCCATTACTATCCAAAAGCACTGATGATGGCTGAGGAATCCAGCGCCTGGCCGGGCGTTACTGCGCCTGTACATGAAGGCGGCCTGGGGTTTAATTACAAATGGAATATGGGCTGGATGAATGACACACTGGGTTACATAGAACATGATTTCGGGGCCCGGCCCTATCATCATAATTTGTTGACCTTTCCCATCTGCTACGCCTATTCCGAGAACTATGCTCTGCCGCTGTCTCATGATGAAGTCGTGCACGGCAAGAAATCACTGCTAGACAAAATGCCCGGATCCTATGAGCAAAAGTTTGCCGGACTCAGGGTACTCTTGGGTTATCACATCTCCCATCCCGGCAAGAAGCTGCTGTTTATGGGTGGTGAGTTTGGACAGTTTATCGAGTGGAAGGATCAGGAGCAGCTCGATTGGCTGCTGCTGGATTACGAAAGCCACCGCCGGATGCTTGCTTTTACAGCTGCACTTAACAAACTCTACGTGACGGAGAAGGCGCTGTGGGAGCTAGATCATGATATGGAAGGCTACCAGTGGATTGATGCAGACGATAATGGCCAAAGTGTGGTTTCCTATATCCGCAGAGGCAAGAAGCCTGTAGATACCCTGCTCATCATTATTAATTTTCAGCCGGTGGAACGGCGTGATTACCGGATCGGCGTTCCGCGGCCGGGTACGTATGAAGAAATTTTCAGCTCGGAGAACATCGAGTTTGGGGGTTCCGGGATTCATAATGAACCGCTGAAGAGCACCAAGAAAGAATGGCATAACCAGCTGAACAGCCTGGAGCTGACGCTTCCGCCGCTTAGTTTTCTGGTCCTGAAGAAGGCGGGACGCAAGCCCAAAGCAGGTTTGGAATAG
- the map gene encoding type I methionyl aminopeptidase: MVILKSKHEIEGIRKACQVVAECHRTIAPLIKPGITTNEIERIFEDIILKHGAKPYTKGYKGYPYATCASVNDVIAHGFPTDKPLEEGDIVTIDTVAELDGWLGDSAWSYAVGEISPAAEKLMRVTKECLDLSIAQAQPGNRLGDVTSTIQQHAESNGFGVVRDLLAHGIGRDLHEEPTYMHVGKPGKGLRIKEGMVFTIEPMITEGTYYMSIDPDGWTARTLDRKLAAQYEHTIAITAEGPQILTAQ; this comes from the coding sequence ATGGTCATCTTAAAAAGCAAGCATGAAATCGAAGGCATCCGCAAGGCATGCCAGGTGGTGGCCGAATGCCACCGTACGATCGCCCCGCTCATCAAACCGGGTATCACGACGAACGAGATAGAGCGCATATTCGAGGACATTATCTTGAAGCACGGCGCCAAGCCATACACGAAGGGCTACAAGGGCTATCCATATGCGACCTGTGCCTCCGTCAACGACGTGATCGCACATGGCTTCCCTACAGATAAACCGCTTGAGGAAGGCGATATTGTGACGATCGACACGGTCGCAGAGCTCGACGGCTGGCTCGGTGATTCAGCCTGGAGCTATGCGGTTGGTGAGATCTCGCCAGCGGCCGAGAAGCTGATGCGCGTCACCAAGGAATGCCTTGACCTCAGCATCGCGCAGGCCCAGCCCGGCAATCGGCTCGGCGATGTGACGAGCACGATCCAGCAGCATGCCGAATCGAACGGCTTCGGCGTCGTGCGCGACCTTCTCGCCCATGGCATCGGCCGGGACCTGCACGAGGAGCCGACCTATATGCATGTCGGTAAGCCCGGCAAAGGCCTCCGCATCAAGGAAGGCATGGTGTTCACGATCGAGCCCATGATCACCGAAGGCACCTACTATATGTCAATCGATCCGGACGGCTGGACCGCCCGAACACTGGACCGCAAGCTCGCCGCCCAATATGAGCATACAATCGCCATTACTGCTGAAGGTCCACAAATCCTGACTGCGCAATAA
- a CDS encoding MFS transporter: MNSRLNYIILITVIIAAGLSQGLLLPVLSILLEQKGVSSSLNGLNAAALYVGSFAMTLVAERVLGAIGFKKLIASGISLVLVTLLLFPLLPGIKAWFILRLLVGIGDSAINYAAQLWVLLMTPAEHRGRNLSLYGMSYGLGFSLGPLGISLLRFGQAAPFLILAGLFVLVLLLVLLKLPDSHPDKVEHGEGQARRFGRSYQLAWYALIPALLYGYMEASLNSNFPVYGLRTGFSTDQIAALLPFAGIGGLVLQLPLGLWSDRYGRKKILIFAGVAGGLGFTLLPLAGDHFLLTLLLLMVAGGLVGSFFSLGLSYAADILPRNLLPAANVVSSFHYSVGSIIGPGLGGLLLEFGWGGGVFALLGGFYILFGLAGLLFSPRQLN, translated from the coding sequence TTGAACAGCAGGCTGAATTACATCATCCTTATTACGGTTATTATCGCCGCCGGGCTCAGCCAAGGGCTGCTGCTGCCGGTGCTCTCCATTCTCCTGGAGCAAAAAGGAGTCTCTTCCTCTCTTAACGGGCTTAACGCCGCGGCCCTTTATGTCGGGTCGTTCGCTATGACCCTTGTGGCTGAACGGGTACTAGGCGCAATCGGCTTTAAGAAACTGATTGCTTCCGGAATCAGCCTTGTGCTGGTGACATTGCTTCTGTTCCCGCTGCTGCCCGGTATCAAGGCCTGGTTTATTTTGCGTCTGCTCGTCGGCATCGGCGACTCCGCCATTAATTATGCTGCTCAGCTCTGGGTATTGCTTATGACACCCGCGGAACACAGGGGCCGTAATCTCTCGCTTTACGGGATGTCCTACGGCCTGGGCTTCAGCCTCGGGCCGCTTGGCATAAGCCTGCTGCGGTTTGGCCAGGCCGCGCCTTTCCTGATCCTTGCCGGCTTGTTTGTGCTCGTTCTGCTGCTGGTTCTGCTCAAGCTGCCTGACTCCCATCCGGATAAAGTAGAGCATGGGGAGGGCCAGGCCAGACGGTTTGGACGGAGCTACCAGTTAGCCTGGTATGCACTGATTCCGGCCCTGCTATACGGCTATATGGAGGCGAGCCTGAACAGTAATTTCCCGGTGTATGGACTGCGCACAGGCTTCAGCACGGATCAGATCGCTGCGCTGCTGCCATTCGCAGGCATTGGCGGCCTGGTACTTCAGCTGCCGCTGGGACTGTGGAGTGACCGGTACGGGCGGAAGAAAATACTGATTTTTGCCGGTGTGGCCGGCGGGCTGGGCTTTACGCTGCTGCCGCTTGCAGGAGATCATTTTCTGCTGACCTTGCTGCTGCTGATGGTGGCCGGCGGGCTTGTCGGTTCCTTTTTCTCACTGGGACTTAGCTATGCAGCAGATATTCTGCCGCGTAATCTGCTGCCCGCTGCCAATGTGGTTTCTTCGTTTCATTATAGTGTCGGCAGTATAATCGGTCCGGGTCTTGGCGGCCTGCTGCTTGAGTTCGGCTGGGGCGGCGGTGTGTTCGCGCTGCTTGGCGGTTTCTATATATTGTTCGGCTTAGCGGGGTTATTATTCTCGCCACGGCAGCTGAATTGA
- a CDS encoding GNAT family N-acetyltransferase — protein MKIVFATDSDYEYIRNRDSHISESLILSKIKGNEIYILRNQDESNIGWMRFGYFWDNTPFMNMIWVDEQYRDKGAGKQVVLFWEEQMKQKGFNLIMTSTQADEGAQHFYRKLGYKDAGCLILDTQPLEILLTKNLN, from the coding sequence TTGAAGATCGTCTTTGCAACGGACTCAGACTATGAATACATACGAAACCGTGACTCTCATATTTCTGAGAGCTTAATACTGTCAAAAATAAAGGGGAATGAGATATACATTCTGCGAAATCAGGATGAAAGTAATATCGGATGGATGAGGTTTGGATACTTTTGGGACAACACCCCTTTCATGAACATGATTTGGGTCGATGAACAATATCGAGACAAGGGGGCAGGAAAGCAAGTTGTCCTCTTCTGGGAAGAACAAATGAAACAAAAGGGCTTCAATCTGATTATGACATCTACTCAGGCTGATGAAGGAGCCCAGCACTTTTACAGAAAACTAGGCTATAAAGATGCAGGATGCTTAATTCTTGATACACAACCATTGGAAATACTCCTCACCAAAAATTTAAACTAA
- the glgA gene encoding glycogen synthase GlgA, with product MKVLFAAAEAHPFIKTGGLADVIGALPKALKGAGVDVRVILPKYKGIPEQFRSQMESVAVLDVPVGWRNQYCGIEQIVYDGIPVYFVDNEYYFGRDGIYGYMDDGERFAFFNRAVLECLPSINFQPDVLHCHDWHAAVVPLLLKAHYRHIPFYSNMRTVFTIHNLLYQGVFPYSVLGELLGLDSSYFTSVEYYGNVNYMKGGIVHSDHVTTVSPTYADEIRTAYYGYGLDGLLNSRADSLSGIVNGIDTKSYNPNTDSKIFTKYRSNLAKKAENKLGLQQELGLPVAPYIPMVAMVTRLVDSKGLDLLTRVLDELLYYDDIQFVLLGTGDESYERWFREAAWRYPTKLSSQILFNDALSRKIYAASDIFLMPSKFEPCGISQLLALRYGSIPVVRETGGLNDTVHAYNEETGEGNGFTFKDYNAHDMMYTLRRAVSYYHKPEHWKKVTKNAFAGDYSWSVSAQQYIDIYDNITE from the coding sequence ATGAAAGTTTTATTTGCCGCAGCCGAAGCCCATCCGTTTATCAAAACGGGAGGTCTGGCCGATGTCATTGGAGCTTTACCCAAGGCGCTGAAGGGTGCAGGGGTGGATGTACGGGTGATTTTGCCTAAATATAAAGGGATTCCGGAGCAATTCCGCTCGCAGATGGAGTCTGTGGCTGTACTCGATGTGCCTGTCGGCTGGCGCAATCAATATTGCGGCATTGAACAGATCGTCTATGACGGCATTCCTGTTTATTTCGTCGATAATGAATATTATTTTGGCCGGGACGGCATCTACGGATATATGGATGACGGTGAACGGTTTGCCTTCTTTAACCGCGCGGTACTGGAGTGCCTGCCGAGTATTAATTTCCAGCCTGATGTGCTGCATTGCCATGACTGGCATGCTGCTGTTGTTCCGCTGCTGCTGAAGGCGCACTACCGCCATATTCCTTTTTACAGCAACATGCGCACGGTATTCACTATTCACAATCTGCTGTATCAGGGTGTTTTCCCGTATTCGGTGCTGGGCGAGCTGCTCGGTCTGGACAGCAGTTATTTTACCAGCGTAGAGTATTACGGCAACGTGAATTACATGAAGGGCGGAATCGTCCACAGCGATCATGTCACTACGGTCAGCCCGACGTATGCGGATGAGATCCGTACAGCATATTACGGCTACGGTTTGGATGGGCTTCTGAATTCCCGTGCAGACAGCCTTAGCGGAATCGTAAACGGCATTGATACCAAGAGCTATAATCCGAATACGGACAGCAAAATCTTCACGAAATATCGCTCAAATCTGGCCAAAAAAGCCGAGAACAAGCTGGGTCTGCAGCAGGAACTGGGTCTGCCGGTGGCACCCTACATTCCGATGGTTGCGATGGTTACACGGCTGGTCGATTCCAAAGGCCTGGATCTGCTGACACGGGTACTCGATGAGCTGCTGTATTATGACGATATCCAATTCGTCCTGCTTGGTACAGGTGACGAATCCTATGAGCGCTGGTTCCGTGAGGCGGCATGGCGTTATCCGACCAAGCTTTCTTCCCAGATTTTGTTCAATGACGCGTTATCCCGTAAAATCTATGCGGCAAGCGACATCTTCCTGATGCCATCCAAGTTTGAGCCTTGCGGCATCAGCCAGCTGCTGGCCCTGCGGTATGGAAGTATTCCGGTCGTGCGCGAAACCGGCGGGCTCAACGACACAGTTCATGCCTATAACGAGGAGACAGGCGAGGGCAACGGCTTCACCTTTAAGGATTACAACGCCCACGATATGATGTATACACTGCGCCGGGCCGTATCCTACTACCACAAACCGGAGCACTGGAAAAAGGTTACGAAAAACGCCTTCGCCGGTGACTACAGCTGGAGCGTTTCCGCACAGCAGTACATCGACATCTACGATAACATTACGGAATAG
- a CDS encoding response regulator transcription factor — MSKVLILEDEESIRSFIVINLKRNGFEVLEAADGNEALHKLTTVPDIDIALLDVMVPGIDGFEVCRRIRETNERLGIIFLTAKVQEQDKVYALSVGADDHVSKPFSPTELIARIQSLLRRVNVHREQSAKVSFHSGPFTLDLISKQFKRGGEAIELTPTEFSLVQFFLEKENTPLSRDSLLDHVWGKEYMGDPKIVDVNIRRLRQKIENNPSEPEYLQTVWGHGYKWKGQGQ, encoded by the coding sequence ATGAGTAAAGTACTTATTCTGGAGGATGAAGAATCTATCCGCAGTTTTATTGTTATTAATCTTAAACGCAACGGGTTTGAAGTGCTGGAGGCGGCTGACGGCAACGAAGCGCTGCATAAGCTGACTACAGTGCCCGATATTGATATCGCGCTGCTGGATGTTATGGTTCCGGGTATCGACGGTTTTGAGGTGTGCAGGCGTATCCGGGAAACCAACGAGCGGCTTGGAATCATCTTTTTGACGGCAAAGGTGCAGGAACAGGATAAGGTCTACGCGCTCTCCGTAGGAGCAGATGACCATGTCAGCAAACCGTTCAGTCCGACGGAGCTGATTGCCCGTATTCAATCGCTGCTGCGCCGGGTTAATGTGCACCGCGAGCAGTCGGCGAAGGTGTCCTTCCATTCCGGTCCGTTTACACTTGATCTGATCTCTAAGCAGTTCAAACGCGGCGGGGAAGCCATCGAATTGACACCAACTGAATTTTCACTGGTGCAATTTTTCCTGGAGAAAGAAAATACGCCGCTCAGCCGCGATTCCTTGCTGGATCATGTCTGGGGTAAGGAATACATGGGGGATCCCAAAATTGTGGATGTGAACATCCGCCGGCTGCGCCAAAAAATCGAAAACAATCCGTCGGAGCCCGAATACCTGCAGACTGTATGGGGGCACGGCTATAAATGGAAGGGTCAAGGACAATGA
- a CDS encoding sensor histidine kinase, producing MIKKGMRRQIVLHYILVVFVALLLVEVIFLLAIRTYYYDSVYSKITTHISTAEEFLKYEISGERSPNQLQKVLDFFSMDYTELEVLSTSGDILTSSTGFQPDRTITTSDVPEAVGGSIGRWVGRQAGTNESVMAVSKLIQVSSRDKYVIRYLTSMERIDKDLLNLTLASIGIGAAVMVIVVLFSFGLANSIVKPLNNITAVSAQMAKGRFTARIKGNYRYEIGDLASTLNYMADEIIRSNQIKDDFISSISHELRTPLTSIKGWSETLISGGYDPEETKLGMGIISKESDRLIGLVEEILDFSKLQQNEMKLSIVLMDIKVVLQETILNIWAKAEKKRIHLVLECEDTIYIKGDPNRLKQVFLNLVDNAVKFSPEDSSIVLSAQRLSASEMAVIVRDSGIGISEAHLSRVRDRFFQVDALNGGTGLGLAISQQIVELHNGKLEMDSELGKGTQVTVILPLTEERPPAAALPENVYE from the coding sequence ATGATCAAGAAGGGGATGCGCAGACAGATTGTACTGCACTATATTCTGGTAGTCTTTGTGGCGCTTCTCCTCGTTGAGGTTATCTTCCTGCTGGCAATCCGGACGTATTATTACGACAGCGTGTACAGTAAGATTACGACCCACATCAGCACGGCGGAAGAATTCCTGAAATATGAAATTTCGGGTGAGCGGTCGCCCAATCAGCTGCAAAAGGTGCTCGATTTCTTCAGCATGGACTATACAGAGCTGGAAGTCCTGTCAACCAGCGGGGATATCCTTACCAGTTCAACAGGCTTTCAGCCTGACCGCACCATTACTACCAGTGACGTACCTGAAGCGGTAGGCGGCAGTATCGGCCGGTGGGTAGGCAGACAAGCGGGAACGAATGAAAGTGTAATGGCTGTCTCCAAGTTGATTCAGGTCAGCAGCCGCGACAAGTATGTAATCAGATATCTCACCTCGATGGAGCGGATCGATAAAGATCTGCTGAACCTTACACTGGCATCCATCGGTATCGGTGCGGCCGTAATGGTGATTGTAGTCCTGTTCAGCTTCGGCCTGGCTAATTCGATCGTTAAACCGCTGAATAATATTACCGCAGTTTCGGCCCAAATGGCGAAGGGGAGGTTCACCGCCCGCATCAAAGGTAACTATAGATACGAAATCGGCGATTTGGCTTCTACCTTGAACTATATGGCGGATGAGATTATCCGCAGCAATCAGATCAAGGACGACTTTATCTCCTCGATTTCGCATGAGCTGCGGACACCGCTCACCAGTATCAAGGGCTGGAGTGAGACGCTGATTTCGGGCGGCTACGATCCGGAAGAGACCAAGCTGGGTATGGGGATTATCTCCAAGGAAAGTGACCGTCTTATCGGACTCGTTGAAGAGATTCTGGACTTCTCGAAGCTGCAGCAGAATGAAATGAAGCTCTCCATCGTTCTGATGGACATTAAGGTAGTGCTGCAGGAGACGATCCTGAATATATGGGCCAAAGCGGAGAAGAAGCGGATTCATCTGGTGCTGGAGTGTGAGGACACGATCTATATCAAAGGTGATCCGAACCGGTTGAAGCAGGTATTTCTCAATCTTGTCGATAATGCCGTGAAGTTTTCTCCGGAAGATTCCAGCATCGTCCTGTCCGCCCAGCGTCTGTCAGCCAGTGAAATGGCTGTAATCGTGCGGGACAGCGGAATCGGCATCAGCGAAGCGCATCTTTCCAGGGTGCGTGACCGGTTCTTCCAGGTCGATGCGCTGAATGGAGGGACCGGACTGGGGCTTGCGATATCCCAGCAGATTGTGGAGCTTCATAACGGAAAGCTGGAAATGGACAGTGAGCTCGGCAAAGGTACGCAGGTGACCGTTATTCTGCCGCTCACCGAGGAGCGTCCGCCAGCAGCGGCTCTTCCGGAGAATGTCTACGAATAA